The following coding sequences lie in one Variovorax terrae genomic window:
- a CDS encoding FAD-binding and (Fe-S)-binding domain-containing protein, with amino-acid sequence MNAPLPLKIARDTADRAYDRVSQASNEVAGRLAARLAAETQGEVLFSPADRGRYATDASIYQVMPVGVFVPRSADEVATALAICRDLRVPVIARGGGTSQCGQTVGAGLVIDHAKHVRRILDLDAARRSVEVEPGIVLDHLNTALKPHGLWYPVDVSTSAQATLGGMAGNNSCGSRSIAYGNMVHNVLGATAWLSDGGPHRFGRYDDSSGTARQIGDFVRQLADDLAPEIEQRWPKVLRRVAGYNLDIFRNQNEKPYTADGSVNLAHLLIGSEGTLALTRSLTLRLAELPRAKVLGVVNFPTFYKAMDSAQHIVKMGGAALTAVELVDRTMLELALQNPAFAPTIRTALSPRINGGKPDAVLLVEFSGASKADITPKIRQLVELMGDLGLPGSVVEMIDDAPQKNLWEVRKAGLNIMMSLKGDGKPVSFIEDCAVPLEHLAEYTDALTQVFRKHGSKGTWYAHASVGTLHVRPILDMRRDGAPKMRAIAEEAAALVRKYKGAYSGEHGDGLCRGEWIEWQFGPKITQAFAEIKQRLDPINLLSPQRIVNPPKMDDTRLMRFPPSYRVIPLQTALDWSAWNVQNDPATEKTTAPGTGGDPAQGFAKAVEMCNNNGHCRKFDAGTMCPSYRVTRDEKHLTRGRANTLRQALSGQLGPEAFTGEAAYEALDLCVGCKGCKRDCPTGVDMAKMKVEFLHHYKARHGHTLKDRLVASLPDYAGLASRLAPLLNLRDRLPGLAWTSEKLLGFSARRTLPQWQRRTFFNAPPKTATRDELLAADKPVVLFVDTFNGHFESGNAFSALKVLEVGGYTSFVATKKVANGKALCCGRTDLSGGRVDQARARVRELVEALLPFAEKGIAIVGLEPSCLLTLRDEALAMGLGEAAQTVARHALLLEEFLAREAAAGRLETLKSRLRPVTQPVLLHGHCHQKAFGAVSPILEVLKLIPGAQPELIESSCCGMAGSFGYEASHYEVSMQMAELSLLPAVRARPDAIVVADGTSCRHQIRDGAQREAIHVAQLLARQL; translated from the coding sequence ATGAACGCCCCCCTCCCCCTGAAGATCGCGCGGGACACTGCCGACCGCGCCTACGACCGCGTCTCGCAAGCCAGCAACGAAGTCGCGGGCCGCCTGGCCGCGCGGCTGGCCGCCGAAACGCAGGGCGAAGTCCTGTTCTCGCCGGCCGACCGCGGCCGCTATGCCACCGATGCCTCGATCTACCAGGTGATGCCGGTCGGTGTGTTCGTGCCGCGCAGCGCCGACGAGGTGGCGACGGCGCTGGCCATCTGCCGCGATCTGCGGGTGCCGGTGATCGCCCGCGGCGGCGGCACCAGCCAGTGCGGGCAGACCGTGGGCGCGGGGCTGGTGATCGACCATGCCAAGCATGTGCGCCGGATCCTCGACCTGGACGCGGCCCGGCGCAGCGTGGAGGTGGAGCCCGGCATCGTGCTCGACCACCTGAACACCGCGCTGAAGCCGCATGGCCTGTGGTACCCCGTGGACGTATCCACCAGCGCACAGGCCACGCTGGGCGGCATGGCGGGCAACAACTCCTGCGGCAGCCGCTCCATCGCCTACGGCAACATGGTGCACAACGTGCTCGGCGCCACGGCCTGGTTGTCCGATGGCGGCCCGCACCGCTTCGGCCGCTATGACGACAGCAGCGGAACGGCGAGGCAGATCGGGGACTTCGTGCGCCAGCTCGCCGACGATCTGGCACCCGAGATCGAGCAGCGCTGGCCCAAGGTGCTGCGCCGCGTGGCGGGCTACAACCTCGACATCTTCCGCAACCAGAACGAGAAGCCCTACACGGCCGACGGCTCGGTCAACCTCGCCCACCTGCTGATCGGCAGCGAGGGCACGCTGGCGCTGACCCGCTCGCTCACGCTGCGCCTGGCCGAGCTGCCGCGCGCGAAGGTGCTGGGCGTGGTGAACTTCCCCACCTTCTACAAGGCCATGGACTCGGCGCAGCACATCGTCAAGATGGGCGGCGCCGCGCTCACCGCGGTCGAGCTGGTGGACCGCACCATGCTCGAGCTGGCGCTGCAGAACCCGGCCTTCGCGCCCACCATCCGCACCGCGCTGTCGCCCCGCATCAACGGCGGCAAGCCCGACGCGGTGCTGCTGGTGGAATTCTCCGGCGCCTCCAAGGCCGACATCACGCCCAAGATACGGCAGCTGGTCGAGCTGATGGGCGACCTCGGCCTGCCCGGCTCGGTGGTCGAGATGATCGACGACGCCCCGCAGAAGAACCTGTGGGAGGTACGCAAGGCCGGCCTCAACATCATGATGAGCCTCAAGGGCGACGGCAAGCCGGTGAGTTTCATCGAGGACTGCGCCGTGCCGCTGGAGCACCTGGCGGAATACACCGACGCGCTGACCCAGGTGTTCCGCAAGCACGGCAGCAAGGGCACCTGGTATGCCCACGCCTCCGTCGGCACGCTGCACGTGCGCCCCATCCTCGACATGCGGCGCGACGGCGCGCCCAAGATGCGCGCCATTGCCGAGGAAGCCGCGGCCCTGGTGCGAAAATACAAGGGCGCCTACAGCGGCGAGCATGGCGACGGCCTGTGCCGCGGCGAATGGATCGAGTGGCAGTTCGGGCCGAAGATCACGCAGGCCTTCGCCGAGATCAAGCAACGGCTCGACCCGATCAACCTGCTGAGCCCGCAGCGCATCGTCAACCCGCCGAAGATGGACGACACGCGGCTGATGCGCTTCCCGCCGAGCTACCGGGTGATCCCGCTGCAGACGGCGCTCGACTGGTCGGCCTGGAACGTTCAGAACGACCCGGCCACCGAAAAGACCACCGCCCCCGGCACCGGCGGCGACCCGGCCCAGGGCTTTGCCAAGGCCGTGGAGATGTGCAACAACAACGGCCATTGCCGCAAGTTCGACGCCGGCACCATGTGCCCGAGCTACCGCGTCACGCGTGACGAGAAGCACCTCACGCGCGGACGCGCCAACACGCTGCGCCAGGCGCTCAGCGGGCAGCTCGGCCCCGAGGCCTTCACCGGCGAGGCCGCCTACGAGGCCCTGGACCTGTGCGTGGGCTGCAAGGGCTGCAAGCGCGACTGCCCCACCGGCGTGGACATGGCGAAGATGAAGGTGGAGTTCCTGCACCACTACAAGGCGCGGCACGGCCACACGCTCAAGGACAGGCTGGTCGCCAGCCTGCCCGACTACGCTGGCCTGGCCAGCCGGCTGGCTCCGCTGCTGAACCTGCGCGACCGCCTGCCCGGCCTGGCCTGGACCAGCGAAAAGCTGCTGGGCTTCTCGGCCAGGCGCACGCTGCCACAGTGGCAGCGGCGAACCTTCTTCAATGCGCCGCCCAAGACCGCCACGCGCGACGAGCTGCTGGCCGCCGACAAGCCCGTGGTGCTGTTCGTGGACACCTTCAACGGCCATTTCGAGTCCGGCAACGCATTTTCGGCCTTGAAAGTGCTCGAGGTCGGCGGCTACACGTCATTTGTTGCTACAAAAAAAGTAGCAAACGGCAAGGCGCTGTGCTGCGGCCGCACCGACCTGTCCGGCGGCCGCGTCGACCAGGCCAGGGCCCGAGTGCGCGAACTGGTGGAGGCCCTGCTGCCCTTCGCCGAGAAAGGCATCGCCATCGTCGGGCTGGAGCCCTCCTGCCTGCTGACCCTGCGCGACGAGGCGCTGGCGATGGGCCTGGGCGAGGCGGCCCAGACGGTGGCCCGGCACGCGCTGCTGCTGGAGGAGTTTCTGGCGCGCGAGGCAGCCGCCGGCCGGCTGGAAACACTCAAGTCGCGGCTGCGGCCCGTGACGCAGCCCGTGCTGCTGCACGGCCACTGCCACCAGAAAGCCTTCGGCGCGGTCAGCCCGATCCTGGAGGTGCTCAAGCTCATTCCGGGCGCGCAGCCGGAACTGATCGAGTCCAGCTGCTGCGGCATGGCCGGCAGCTTCGGCTACGAGGCCAGCCACTACGAGGTGTCGATGCAGATGGCCGAGCTGAGCCTGCTGCCCGCGGTGCGCGCCCGGCCCGACGCGATCGTGGTGGCCGACGGCACCAGTTGCCGGCACCAGATCCGCGACGGCGCGCAGCGCGAAGCCATTCACGTGGCGCAGCTGCTGGCACGGCAGCTGTAG
- a CDS encoding GntR family transcriptional regulator: MSAEIISIPRAALHEQVAHRLRQMLVENRIAPGAKLNERELCEVLAVSRTPLREAIKMLAAEGLVELLPNRGAIAVELSEADVRNTFEVMAGLEMQSGELAAQRITEEELAEIKAMHFEMLAAWTRRDLSNYYRLNALIHRAINAAAKNPVLTATYNQVNARLQALRFRSNQDEGKWRDAVREHEQMVAALSAHDGAAMRAVMASHLDNKLKAVVAQLRASHDTAPAQA; the protein is encoded by the coding sequence ATGAGTGCTGAAATCATTTCCATCCCACGTGCCGCCCTGCATGAGCAGGTGGCGCATCGCCTGCGCCAGATGCTGGTGGAAAACCGCATCGCGCCGGGTGCCAAGCTCAACGAGCGCGAGCTGTGCGAGGTGCTCGCGGTCTCGCGCACGCCGCTGCGCGAGGCGATCAAGATGCTGGCGGCCGAAGGCCTGGTGGAACTGCTGCCCAACCGCGGTGCGATCGCGGTGGAGCTGTCCGAGGCGGACGTGCGCAACACCTTCGAAGTCATGGCCGGGCTGGAAATGCAGTCGGGTGAACTCGCGGCGCAGCGCATCACGGAGGAAGAGCTGGCCGAGATCAAGGCCATGCATTTCGAGATGCTCGCGGCCTGGACGCGGCGCGACCTCTCCAACTACTACCGGCTCAATGCGCTGATCCACCGCGCGATCAACGCCGCCGCCAAGAACCCGGTGCTCACCGCCACCTACAACCAGGTCAATGCGCGGCTGCAGGCCCTGCGCTTTCGCTCCAACCAGGACGAAGGCAAATGGCGCGATGCGGTCCGCGAGCATGAACAGATGGTGGCTGCCCTGAGCGCGCACGACGGCGCCGCCATGCGCGCGGTGATGGCCTCGCACCTGGACAACAAGCTCAAGGCGGTGGTCGCGCAACTGCGCGCCTCGCACGACACGGCCCCCGCCCAGGCCTGA
- a CDS encoding pyridoxal-phosphate-dependent aminotransferase family protein — protein sequence MLTLDFHPTGRHFLQIPGPSPVPDRILRAMSLPTIDHRGPEFGALGLKVLAGIRQIFQTRHPVVIYPASGTGAWEAALANTLSPGDSVLMFETGHFASLWNRMATRLGLKPEFLGLPGAEGWRHGVQAGMIEERLKADTQHAIKAVCVVHNETSTGVTSDIAAVRRAIDAAKHPALLLVDTISGLASADYRHDEWGVDVTVSGSQKGLMLPPGISFNAVSPKALEASRTARLPKAFWAWDEIIEMNQTGYWPYTPNTNLLYGLNEACDMLLSQGLDTVFARHRRWGEGVRAAVRAWGLEIQCADPALYSPVLTGVMMPEGVDADAVRKIVYERFDCSLGTGLGKVRGRMFRIGHLGDCNDLTLMAALAGCEMGFRLAGVKLAGSGVQAAMDYFAGHPASLDLRRAA from the coding sequence ATGCTGACGCTCGACTTCCATCCCACGGGACGCCATTTCCTGCAGATTCCGGGGCCCTCGCCGGTGCCCGACCGCATCCTGCGCGCGATGAGCCTGCCCACCATCGACCACCGCGGCCCGGAGTTCGGCGCGCTCGGCCTCAAGGTGCTCGCAGGCATCCGCCAGATCTTCCAGACCCGGCATCCGGTCGTGATCTATCCGGCCTCGGGCACCGGGGCCTGGGAGGCCGCGCTCGCCAACACGCTGAGCCCGGGCGACTCTGTGCTGATGTTCGAGACGGGGCATTTCGCCTCGCTGTGGAACCGGATGGCCACGCGCCTGGGCCTGAAGCCCGAGTTCCTGGGCCTGCCCGGCGCCGAAGGCTGGCGCCACGGCGTGCAGGCCGGCATGATCGAAGAGCGCCTGAAGGCCGATACGCAGCACGCCATCAAGGCCGTGTGCGTGGTGCACAACGAAACCTCCACCGGCGTGACCAGCGACATCGCCGCCGTGCGCCGCGCCATCGACGCCGCGAAGCACCCCGCGCTGCTGCTGGTGGACACCATCTCGGGCCTGGCCTCCGCCGACTACCGCCATGACGAGTGGGGCGTGGACGTCACCGTGAGCGGTTCGCAGAAGGGCCTGATGCTGCCGCCGGGCATCAGCTTCAACGCCGTTTCGCCCAAGGCCCTCGAAGCCAGCCGAACGGCGCGCCTGCCCAAGGCGTTCTGGGCCTGGGACGAGATCATCGAGATGAACCAGACCGGCTACTGGCCCTACACGCCCAACACCAACCTGTTGTACGGCCTGAACGAGGCCTGCGACATGCTGCTGAGCCAGGGGCTGGACACGGTGTTCGCGCGCCACCGGCGCTGGGGCGAGGGCGTGCGCGCGGCGGTGCGGGCCTGGGGCCTGGAGATCCAGTGCGCCGACCCGGCGCTGTACTCACCCGTGCTCACCGGCGTGATGATGCCCGAGGGGGTGGACGCCGATGCCGTGCGCAAGATCGTCTACGAGCGCTTCGACTGCTCGCTGGGCACAGGCCTGGGTAAGGTCCGGGGCCGCATGTTCCGCATCGGCCACCTGGGCGACTGCAACGACCTCACGCTGATGGCTGCGCTGGCCGGCTGCGAGATGGGCTTCCGTCTGGCAGGCGTGAAGCTCGCGGGCTCGGGCGTGCAGGCGGCGATGGATTACTTCGCCGGCCATCCGGCGAGCCTGGACCTGCGCCGCGCGGCGTGA
- a CDS encoding Bug family tripartite tricarboxylate transporter substrate binding protein, with the protein MQRRTFIAATTASAATLAAPMLRAQTLPSGPIRIVVGFPPGGGTDALARVVAQKLTEMWKMSIVIDNKAGAAGVIAADYVAKQPSDGHTLLMAHINSHALAPSLVPRLGYNVERDFVPIVLVGVTPNLLICNEQQPARTVKDLVALCKAQPGKISFASAGGGSAQHLALEMFKLRAGIDALHVPYKGSGPALTDLIGGQVNYCFETMTSATPHVKSGKAIALAQTRVKRAKGHPNVPTMDEQGFAGFDATTWYGLVGPGKLPAAMARRMNEDVNKVMAMPDVIEKFDQYGAEDGGGTPERFGEFMRSEQQKWARVIKDANVKVDA; encoded by the coding sequence GTGCAACGCAGAACTTTCATCGCCGCAACGACGGCCAGCGCCGCCACGCTGGCCGCCCCGATGCTCCGGGCCCAGACCCTGCCCAGCGGACCGATCCGCATCGTCGTCGGCTTTCCGCCCGGCGGCGGCACCGACGCGCTGGCCCGCGTGGTGGCGCAAAAGCTTACCGAGATGTGGAAGATGTCGATCGTGATCGACAACAAGGCCGGCGCGGCCGGCGTGATCGCCGCCGACTACGTGGCCAAGCAGCCCAGCGACGGCCACACGCTGCTGATGGCGCACATCAACAGCCATGCGCTGGCGCCCAGCCTGGTGCCCAGGCTGGGCTACAACGTGGAGCGCGACTTCGTGCCCATCGTGCTGGTGGGCGTGACGCCCAACCTGCTGATCTGCAACGAGCAGCAGCCGGCCAGGACGGTGAAGGATCTGGTGGCGCTGTGCAAGGCCCAGCCCGGCAAGATCAGCTTCGCCTCGGCCGGCGGCGGCTCGGCCCAGCATCTGGCGTTGGAGATGTTCAAGCTGCGCGCCGGCATCGACGCGCTGCACGTGCCCTACAAGGGCTCGGGCCCGGCGCTGACCGACCTGATCGGCGGCCAGGTCAACTACTGCTTCGAGACCATGACCTCGGCCACGCCCCATGTGAAAAGCGGCAAGGCCATCGCGCTGGCGCAGACGCGCGTCAAGCGCGCCAAGGGCCATCCCAACGTGCCGACCATGGACGAGCAGGGCTTCGCCGGCTTCGACGCCACCACCTGGTACGGCCTGGTCGGCCCCGGCAAGCTGCCCGCCGCCATGGCGCGCCGCATGAACGAGGACGTGAACAAGGTCATGGCCATGCCCGATGTGATCGAGAAATTCGACCAGTACGGCGCCGAGGACGGCGGCGGCACGCCCGAGCGCTTTGGTGAGTTCATGCGCAGCGAGCAGCAGAAGTGGGCCCGCGTCATCAAGGACGCCAACGTCAAGGTCGACGCCTGA
- a CDS encoding AAA family ATPase: MQSSEPAPHAAAAATEPAVLHIVCGKIGSGKSTLAAHLATGPRTVLVSEDDWLSRLYPGEIQALPDYVRCAARLRSAMAGHLEALLRAGVSVVLDLPSNTPQSRQWARGVFESAGASHQLHFLDVPDGICKARLQARNASGLHPFQTTDAQFDEITRHFTPPLAQEGFHVIRHAPAERKG; the protein is encoded by the coding sequence ATGCAATCGAGCGAACCCGCGCCGCATGCCGCCGCCGCAGCAACCGAACCGGCGGTGCTCCACATCGTCTGCGGCAAGATCGGCTCCGGCAAATCGACACTGGCCGCGCACCTGGCCACCGGGCCGCGCACCGTGCTCGTCAGCGAGGATGACTGGCTCTCGCGCCTGTACCCTGGCGAGATCCAGGCGCTGCCGGACTATGTGCGCTGCGCCGCCAGGCTGCGCAGCGCCATGGCCGGCCACCTGGAGGCGCTGCTTCGCGCTGGCGTGAGCGTGGTGCTCGACCTCCCCTCCAACACGCCGCAGAGCCGGCAGTGGGCCAGAGGTGTGTTCGAGAGTGCAGGCGCGTCCCACCAGTTGCACTTTCTCGATGTGCCCGACGGCATCTGCAAGGCACGCCTGCAGGCGCGCAACGCGTCGGGCCTGCATCCGTTCCAGACGACGGATGCCCAGTTCGACGAGATCACCCGCCACTTCACGCCCCCGCTGGCGCAGGAGGGCTTTCACGTCATCCGGCACGCGCCCGCCGAGCGCAAAGGCTAG
- a CDS encoding alpha/beta hydrolase, producing the protein MSMFKSSKFVSIAMSAALLATGGGAAAATPANAAKPSIVLVHGGFVDGSGWEGVYKILKKDGYEVTIVQNPTISLADDVAVTKRAIAAQPGPVVLVGHSYGGVVITEAGNHDKVAGLVYIAAFAPDKGESVNTLIKDPQPGAPVPPILPPQDGFLLLDKAKFAASFAADVNSDTAAFMANSQVPWGVDALGGAVSDPAWKSKPSWYLVAADDKMIPPPAQRLMSKRAGATVVETGGSHAVYVSKPQAVAELIEQAASNAKVAAK; encoded by the coding sequence ATGTCTATGTTCAAGTCCTCCAAGTTCGTTTCCATCGCCATGAGCGCAGCCCTGCTTGCCACAGGCGGTGGCGCGGCGGCCGCAACGCCTGCCAATGCGGCCAAGCCGAGCATCGTCCTCGTGCATGGAGGGTTCGTTGACGGGTCGGGTTGGGAAGGCGTCTACAAGATCCTGAAAAAGGATGGCTACGAGGTGACCATCGTCCAGAACCCGACGATTTCGCTGGCCGACGACGTGGCCGTCACCAAGCGTGCGATTGCGGCGCAGCCCGGGCCCGTCGTCCTGGTCGGGCATTCCTATGGGGGCGTCGTGATCACCGAGGCAGGGAATCACGACAAGGTCGCGGGCCTGGTCTACATCGCCGCGTTCGCTCCCGACAAGGGCGAATCCGTCAACACGCTGATCAAGGACCCGCAACCCGGCGCGCCGGTGCCCCCCATCCTGCCTCCGCAAGATGGCTTCCTGCTGCTGGACAAGGCAAAGTTTGCCGCCTCGTTCGCCGCCGACGTGAACAGTGACACCGCGGCGTTCATGGCCAACTCGCAAGTGCCCTGGGGTGTCGATGCACTGGGTGGCGCGGTCTCTGATCCGGCATGGAAGTCAAAGCCGAGCTGGTACCTGGTCGCTGCCGACGACAAGATGATCCCGCCGCCCGCGCAACGCCTCATGTCCAAGCGCGCCGGCGCCACCGTCGTGGAAACCGGGGGCAGCCACGCGGTCTACGTATCGAAACCGCAAGCCGTCGCCGAGTTGATCGAACAGGCTGCCTCGAACGCGAAGGTCGCAGCCAAATAG
- a CDS encoding YnfA family protein, translated as MDVFKTLGLFIVTALAEIVGCYLPYLYLKEGKSAWLLVPAALSLALFAWMLSLHPTAAGRVYAAYGGVYIGVAIVWLWAVDKVTPSASDWVGVTVCFIGMAIIMFGPREANG; from the coding sequence ATGGATGTTTTCAAGACTCTCGGGCTCTTCATCGTGACCGCGCTCGCGGAAATCGTTGGCTGTTATCTGCCGTACCTCTATTTGAAAGAGGGCAAATCAGCCTGGCTGCTCGTCCCGGCCGCGCTGAGCCTGGCGCTCTTTGCGTGGATGCTGTCCCTTCACCCCACAGCCGCAGGCCGCGTGTACGCTGCCTACGGAGGCGTCTACATCGGGGTGGCCATCGTATGGTTATGGGCCGTGGACAAGGTCACGCCTTCGGCCAGCGACTGGGTGGGTGTCACCGTCTGCTTCATTGGCATGGCCATCATCATGTTTGGTCCGCGCGAGGCGAACGGCTGA
- a CDS encoding MFS transporter: protein MQVQDGLPATQRLRALGVIVLGIAVSVLDGTIVNLALPGITRDLQASAATSIWVINAYQIATLALLLPLATLGDIVGYRRVYLTGMALFTLASLGCALSTSLPMLAATRALQGLGAAGLMSVNAALVRQIYPKRLLGRGIAINSMVVAASSVAGPSIAAAILSVASWPWLFIINLPLGLLVLALGSRALPRNPVAAPGRVRWSPVDIVLNALMFGLIFLGADTLGTHGGGMPWLALAELAAGVAAGVVYVRRQWNEAVPLFPLDLLRIPVFALSMCTSVSAFCAQILALAGLPFLLLDSYGRTHVQAGLLLTAWPLGIVAMAPLAGRLIGRYPGGLLGGIGLGTMAAGLLLLATLPTQPGNADIVWRMALCGLGFGMFQSPNNHTIITSAPSHRSGGASGMLGTARLTGQTLGAVLLATIFSIYSPSDGQGPVIALFLAAGFAAVAGLFSALRIREQVAAR, encoded by the coding sequence ATGCAGGTTCAGGATGGTTTGCCCGCGACCCAGCGCCTGCGCGCACTGGGGGTGATCGTTCTGGGCATCGCGGTGTCGGTGCTTGACGGCACCATCGTCAACCTGGCGCTGCCCGGCATCACACGCGACCTGCAGGCCAGCGCCGCGACCTCGATCTGGGTCATCAACGCCTACCAGATCGCCACGCTGGCGCTGCTGCTGCCGCTGGCCACGCTGGGCGACATCGTCGGCTACCGCCGGGTCTACCTGACCGGCATGGCGCTGTTCACCCTGGCCTCGCTGGGCTGCGCGCTGTCCACTTCGCTGCCGATGCTGGCCGCCACGCGCGCGCTGCAGGGGCTGGGCGCGGCTGGGCTCATGAGCGTGAACGCCGCGCTGGTGCGCCAGATCTATCCCAAGCGGCTGCTGGGCCGCGGCATCGCGATCAACTCGATGGTGGTGGCGGCGTCCTCGGTGGCCGGCCCGTCGATCGCGGCGGCCATTCTCTCGGTGGCGTCCTGGCCCTGGCTGTTCATCATCAACCTGCCGCTGGGCCTGCTGGTGCTGGCGCTGGGTTCCCGCGCCCTGCCCCGCAATCCGGTGGCCGCGCCCGGCCGCGTGCGCTGGTCGCCGGTGGACATCGTGCTCAACGCGCTGATGTTCGGGCTGATCTTCCTCGGCGCCGACACCCTGGGCACGCATGGCGGCGGTATGCCCTGGCTGGCTCTGGCCGAACTTGCGGCGGGCGTGGCGGCGGGCGTGGTGTATGTGCGGCGCCAGTGGAACGAGGCGGTGCCGCTGTTCCCGCTGGACCTGCTGCGCATCCCGGTGTTCGCGCTGTCGATGTGCACCTCGGTCAGCGCCTTCTGCGCCCAGATCCTGGCATTGGCGGGCCTGCCTTTCCTGCTGCTGGACAGCTATGGCCGCACTCATGTGCAGGCCGGCCTGCTGCTCACGGCCTGGCCGCTGGGCATCGTGGCGATGGCGCCGCTGGCGGGCCGCCTCATCGGCCGCTACCCGGGCGGCCTGCTCGGCGGCATCGGCCTGGGGACGATGGCCGCCGGCCTGCTGTTGCTGGCCACGCTGCCCACGCAGCCGGGCAATGCCGACATCGTCTGGCGCATGGCGCTGTGCGGCCTGGGCTTCGGCATGTTCCAGTCACCCAACAACCACACCATCATCACCTCGGCGCCGAGCCACCGCAGCGGCGGTGCCAGCGGCATGCTGGGCACCGCGCGCCTGACCGGCCAGACCCTGGGCGCCGTGCTGCTGGCCACCATCTTCAGCATCTACAGCCCGAGCGACGGCCAGGGTCCGGTGATCGCCTTGTTCCTGGCCGCCGGCTTCGCCGCGGTGGCCGGGCTGTTCAGTGCGCTACGCATCCGGGAGCAGGTGGCGGCGCGCTGA
- a CDS encoding ArsR/SmtB family transcription factor → MNAAPDLSRLAAAVGDARRIQMLALLMEGRALTAKELALGAGIEPATATAHLRRLLDDGLLAVASQGRHKYFRFASDQVAQLVETMMRVAPRVREAPAAARTDDPMRRARYCYDHLAGSLGTGLLALLLKRQWLQDDPAATLRQLELTPRGTRALAALGIDVEAARARRRQFACRCLDWSERRDHLGGSLGAALAEHAAAERWIERRKHSRAVSVTPQGEQAFAQLGLRLPDS, encoded by the coding sequence ATGAACGCAGCCCCCGACCTGTCACGCCTGGCCGCCGCCGTGGGCGATGCCCGGCGCATCCAGATGCTGGCGCTGCTGATGGAGGGCCGGGCGCTCACGGCCAAGGAGCTCGCCTTGGGCGCGGGCATCGAACCGGCCACGGCCACGGCCCATCTGCGCCGGCTGCTCGACGACGGCCTGCTGGCCGTCGCCTCGCAGGGCCGCCACAAGTACTTCCGCTTCGCCAGCGACCAGGTGGCTCAACTCGTCGAGACCATGATGCGGGTGGCGCCGCGCGTGCGCGAGGCCCCGGCCGCCGCGCGCACCGACGACCCGATGCGCCGCGCGCGCTACTGCTATGACCACCTGGCCGGCAGCCTGGGCACCGGGCTGCTGGCACTGCTGCTCAAGCGGCAATGGCTGCAGGACGACCCGGCAGCCACGCTGCGGCAGCTCGAACTCACCCCGCGCGGCACCCGGGCGCTGGCCGCGCTGGGCATCGACGTCGAGGCGGCGCGGGCGCGCCGGCGCCAGTTCGCCTGCCGCTGCCTCGACTGGTCGGAACGGCGCGACCACCTGGGCGGCTCGCTGGGGGCGGCGCTGGCCGAGCACGCCGCGGCCGAACGCTGGATCGAGCGGCGCAAGCACAGCCGCGCGGTGAGCGTCACGCCGCAGGGCGAGCAGGCTTTCGCGCAGCTCGGGCTGCGCCTGCCCGATTCCTGA
- a CDS encoding DMT family transporter has product MTSSPAHRSGHAIELAWLAVLATLWGGSYTLIKLGVATIPPLTLIAGRTLVAGGLLLLILRWRGMALPRDGATWRRFLFQACLNSVVPFTLIAWAEQSVDAGLATILNSTSPVFAFLLTQAFTPVPPTRRQLAGVAAGLAGICLIVGPQAFDGLGRQLAAQLAIVAATVCFAGAAVFGRNFQALDPMMPATGSLLCGAAILVPLSLCFERPWTLTPSAGSVFALLGLAVFCTALAFVLYFRLVRTLGPVGVTAQAYLRVPIGVLIGALFLGESLTPGVWAGLACVVAGVAAMAAPARRVRAPR; this is encoded by the coding sequence ATGACTTCCTCGCCTGCCCATCGCAGCGGCCACGCGATCGAGCTGGCCTGGCTGGCCGTGCTCGCCACGCTCTGGGGCGGCTCCTACACGCTGATCAAGCTCGGCGTGGCCACCATCCCGCCCCTCACCCTGATCGCGGGGCGCACTCTGGTGGCCGGCGGCCTGCTGCTGCTCATCCTGCGCTGGCGCGGCATGGCGCTGCCCCGCGACGGCGCGACCTGGCGCCGCTTCCTGTTCCAGGCCTGCCTCAACAGTGTGGTCCCCTTCACGCTGATCGCCTGGGCCGAGCAGTCGGTCGACGCCGGGCTGGCCACGATCCTGAACTCCACCTCGCCGGTGTTCGCCTTCCTGCTCACCCAGGCCTTCACGCCGGTGCCGCCGACGCGCCGGCAACTGGCGGGCGTGGCCGCCGGCCTCGCGGGCATCTGCCTGATCGTCGGCCCGCAGGCGTTCGACGGGCTGGGGCGGCAGCTTGCGGCGCAACTGGCCATCGTCGCCGCCACGGTCTGCTTCGCGGGCGCCGCCGTTTTCGGGCGCAACTTCCAGGCGCTGGACCCGATGATGCCGGCCACCGGATCGCTGCTGTGCGGCGCGGCGATCCTGGTGCCGCTCAGCCTGTGCTTCGAGCGGCCCTGGACGCTGACGCCCTCGGCCGGCTCCGTGTTCGCGCTGCTGGGGCTCGCCGTGTTTTGCACCGCCCTCGCCTTTGTGCTGTATTTCCGCCTGGTGCGCACACTGGGCCCGGTCGGCGTCACGGCGCAGGCCTACCTGCGCGTGCCAATCGGCGTGCTGATCGGCGCGCTGTTCCTCGGCGAAAGCCTGACGCCCGGCGTCTGGGCCGGGCTGGCCTGCGTGGTCGCCGGCGTGGCGGCCATGGCCGCGCCGGCGCGGCGGGTGCGGGCGCCTCGCTGA